Within Synechococcus sp. NB0720_010, the genomic segment AGGATTTCCGCCAGCATCCGCGAGCGGTAGGCGTTCTCTTTGTCCGTGCTGAGCTTGCCCAGCAGCGCCCCCTTCAGGGCTCCCTTGGGATCTTTGGCCTTGGGGCCCGCGGCTTCGAGTTGCTCCAGCGCGGCATAGATCCCATCGAGGTCGCCGTAGGCCTGCAGCAGGTTGATGGCGGTCTTGGGACCGACGCCTTTGACCCCCGGGATGTTGTCGCTGCTGTCGCCCGTGAGTGCCTTGAGGTCCACGACCTCTTCGGGGGTGACCCCCAACTTGGCCACAACACCATCGCGGCGAATCTCGAGCGGTCCGCTGCTCTTGGCATAGGGCCCACCCCCCATATAGAGGACAGCGATGTCGCGCTCGTCGTCCACCAGCTGGAAGAGGTCACGGTCACCCGAGAGGATGCGCACCCGCCAGCCATCGTTGGCGGCTCGATTGGCCAGGGTCCCCAGGACATCGTCGGCTTCGTAGCCGGGAGCCATGCAGAGGGGAATGTCGAGGGACTGCTCGAGGATCTGCTGCAGGTTGCCCAGATCCTGGAAGAAGTGTTCTGGCGCTACGTCACGATGGGCTTTGTAGGCCTCGTCAGCTTCATGGCGGAAGGTGGGTTCAGCCGTGTCAAAGGCGATGACCACCCCCTGGGGGGCCAGGCCTTTGCAGTTGTCCAGCAGGGCCTTGAGAAAGCCATAGGTGACCGAGGTGGGAATGCCCTCTTTGGTGCTCAGTCCCCCCTCGCCCCCTTTGCTGAAGGCGTAGAAGCTGCGGAAGGCCAGGGAGTGGCCATCCACCAGCAGCAACAGGGGTTTGAGGGTGGTGCCGCCGGTCAAAACGCCCTGGAGATCAAGTGGGCCCAGCCTGGCAGAACGGGCCGGGCTGCTTTGAGTTCCTGCGGCCGTTATCGCTGGTGGCTCGAGCGGCAGTGGCAGCCGCAGGCCCCGCGGTTGCTGTTCGTCGGGCTGAATCCTTCCCGCGCCACGGCCGAACGTGATGATCCGACCCTGCGGCGCTTGATCGCGTTTGCCCAGGCCTGGGGCTACGGATCGCTGGAGGTGCTGAACCTGTTCGCCCGCATCTCGGCCAGTCCGGCGGTGCTGCGGCGCAGCGCCGATCCGATCGGCCCGCAGACCGACCAGTGGTTGCGGCGGCGCTTGGGCGTCCTGGCGGACGCGCCCGGGGCCGCGGTCTGGCTGGGCTGGGGCAACGGCGGCCGCTGGAGGGACCGGGACCAAGCGGTGTTGCGCCTCTTGCGGCAGCAGGGTGTGCCGCTGCTGGCCCTCGGGCTGACCGCGAGTGGCCAGCCCCGGCATCCGCTCTATGCCGCCAAGGCTGCGCAGCCGCTGCGTTTGACCCATTCTGGGGAAGAGCTTCGGCCTGGTTGAGCGCCTCGATGACCCGCACCCCCAGCCGCTATGCGATCCATCTGCTGCTCTCCGGGGGGCATGAGCAGGTGGTGCACTTCCCCAGCCTCGATGCGTTCCAGCAGTGGTACGGCACGGTCCTGAACGCCGGCCCGGCCGATGCCTTCATCAACGTGCCGATCACGGAGTTGCCCGATGAGTACCTGGTGGTGCGCCCCAGCGCCGTGAAGGGGATCCGAGTGGAGCCGGTCTTCGGTGCCCTCGATGACGATGACTTCTGAGCTGATCTGGGGCTTTTCGTTTTTTGCCGGTGCCCTGGCCCAGCTGATCGCACGCCTGAGTGGCTGGCCTTCGGTGGTGCTGCTGCTGGCGTCGGGGCTGCTGATCGGTGATGCCGGACTGGATTGGGTGCAGCCCGAGCGCCTGGGGGGAGGGCTGGAGTCCTTGGTGGGCTTGCTGGTGAGCTTGGTGCTCTTTGACGGTGGCCTGAATTTGCGTCTGGCTGGCCGCGACCTGCAGCGCACGGTGCTGCAGTTGGTGCTTACCCGTGGTCTGCTCGGGCTGGTGGGCGGAGCCCTGCTGGCCCATGAGCTGGCGGGGTTGTCCTGGCCCTTGGCCTGGGTGTTTGGGGCCATCGCCCTGGGGACAGGGCCCACGGTGATCACGCCCTTGGTGCAGCAGATGCGTCTGGTGCCGCGCCTTTCGGCGGTGCTCGAGGCTGAAGGCCTGATCCTGGAGCCGGTGGGGGCCGTGCTGGCCTTGCTGCTGCTGCAGTTGGCCCTGGGTGATTTGTCCCAGTGGGATCAGGTCCTGCCGCTGTTGCTGCTGCGCCTGGGCGGTGGGGTGTTGATGGGTGGTTGTTGCGGCTGGCTGCTGGTCCTGGTGCTGCAGCGTCTGCCGAGTGAGGCCGAGGGACTCCGGTTGCAACTGAGCTTGGGGGTGCTGTTTTTGTTGGTGAGTGGCACCCAGGTGCTCTTGCCGGAGGCGGGGCTCCCGGCGGCGGTGTCGGCGGGGATCGTGGTCGGCCTGCGGCTCAAGGACGAAGCGAGCAACCTCGATGACCTGATTGCCCACCTGGCGCAGCTGGCGATCACGGTGCTCTTTCCCCTCTTGGCCGCGGATCTCTCCTGGGCTGAGCTCTCGCCCTTGGGCTGGGGTGGTGTCAGCTGTGTGGCCGCCCTGATGCTGTATCGCTGGCTGGTGGTTCAGGCCGGTTCGCTGGGCCTGCCGGGATTGAGTTGGGGCGACAAGTTGATGCTCAGCTGGGTGGCGCCACGGGGAATCGTGACGGCGGCCGTGGCCAGCTTGTTTGCCCTGAAATTGAGCGCCGCCGGGGTGAGTGGCGGCGGTGCGCTGAAGGGCCTGGTGTTCCTGACGATCTTGATCACCGTGGCGGTGCAGGGGCTGTCCGCTCCCCTGCTGGCACGGCGCTTGGGGCTTGTGGAGAGCGACCTAGAGGCTGCGCTCGATGCGAGCCCTGGCCTCGCCACTGGGCTGGAGCAGCAACCAGGTGGTGAGCAGGTCGGGACCTTGAAGGCTGCCGAGTAGGGCGGCCCGCAGGGTCTTCATCAGGACGCCTTTCTTGACGCCGGCATCGGCCACGGCCTTGCCCAGCAGTTCTTGGGCGGTCTCGGCTGTCAAAGCGCCCTCGGGCAGATGCTCGAGCAGGGCCTTCAGGGCCGGTCGGGCACCGTCAAGCTCGAGTTGCTTGAGGGCGGCCTCGCTGAGTTCGGGGCGCTCAAAGAAGGGACGGGCCTGCTCGATGCCGTCCTTGAGGGTGACCAACGAGGGACCGAGCAGGGCGCAGAGTTCCTGGAGCCAGCTGGCGTCGCTGTGGCTCCAGCCCAGGGCCTTCCATTGGGGCTCGAGTTCAGCCAGAAGTTGCTCGGGGCTGCGCTCGTGGAGCACCTGGCTATTGAGCCAGTTGAGCTTGTCCCAGTCGAAGCGGGCTCCAGCTTTGTTGACCCGATCAAAGCCAAAGACCTGGGCCGCGTCGCTCAGGCTGAACCGCTCTTCCATGCCCTCCGGCGGCGACCAGCCCAGCAGGGTCATGTAGTTCGCCAGGGCCTCAGCGGTGTAACCCTGCTCGCGGAAGTCATTGACCGAGGTGACGCCGTCGCGCTTGGAGAGCTTCTTCCCTTCCTTGTTCAGGATCAGAGGGGTGTGGGCAAATTCGGGGACGGGTGCACCGAGGGCTGCATAGAGCAGCAGCTGCTTGGCGGTGTTGGCGATGTGGTCTTCGCCGCGGATGACATGGCTGATGGCCATGGCGGCGTCATCCACAACCACCACCAGGTTGTAGAGGGGGTCGCCGATTTGATCGGCCGGAGCACGGCGGGCAATGACCATGTCGCCGCCCAGGTCGCTACCGGACCAGCGCATGGCGCCGCGGACCAGGTCGTTCCAGGTGATGACGGCCTCGTCATCAATGCGAAAGCGGATGGTGGCCTCGCGGCCCTCGGCGATGTAGGCCTGCTCCTGCTCGGGGCTGAGGTCGCGGTGGCGGTTGTCGTAGCGGGGGGCGCGGTTGGCGGCAGCCTGCTGCTCCCGCATTTCAGTGAGCTCTGCTTCGCTGGCATAGCAGCGATAGGCCTTGCCGGAGTCCAGTAGCTGCTGAATGGCGGCGCGATGGGCCTCGATTCGCTCGCTTTGGATCACGGGCTCCGCGTCCCAGTTGATCCCCAGCCACTTCAGCCCTTCAAGGATGTTGGCGGTGTATTCCGGCTTGCTGCGCTCCTTGTCGGTGTCTTCGATCCGCAGCAGGAACTCCCCACCGAGGTGACGGGCGAAGAGCCAGTTGAAGACCGCCGTGCGAGCGGTACCGATATGAAGCGTTCCAGTCGGGCTGGGGGCGAGACGCACACGGACCGCCGCTCCAGTTCCAGTCACTGGCGTTGACCTCAAGGTGGAAACGGGACTGACGGGATTCGAACCCGCAACTTCCGCCGTGACAGGGCGGTGCTCTAACCGGTTGAACTACAGTCCCTTGAGCGCTCTAAGAGCTCTCTCCGTCTGGGATTTCAAGGCCCCAGCCGTGTCGCGTTTGCGACCTCAAAAGTATCCGTTGTCGCCCTGCCCTCCGTCAACACACTCAGGGCCTGAGCCGGCCAACCTTGTGAACTGGCCCTGGTTTTGGGCACAAAAAAACCCGCCAAGGGCGGGCTTGAGATGGTGATGAGCGGAGCTCAGACGATCAGGGGCGGAAGCCGGCGGGTTCGATCAGGCGGACCTGATTGCCACGGGCGGTGAACTCACGGCCTTGGTCGCTCTGGACGACGACACGACCGCCGGATTTGACGCGGATCACCCGGGCACGAACCCAGCCGAGGGCGGCGGATTCCAGAACCTTGACCACATCACCGGGCTGTAGATCCAACTCCATGTCCGGAAACGAGAGACTGCAGGTAGGGGACATCGAACGCGCCGTGGAGGACTTGAACCCCCGACATCAGGTTTTGGAGACCTGCGTTCTACCAACTGAACTAACGGCGCAGGGCCGATGTCCCCTCTTCAAAGACTTCTGCTGAGCAGAGGTCTTCAGTGGCCACTCCTGGGAGAAGTGGCCGATGTGCTGGAGGCGGTGAGCCTCAGCGATCGAAGCGCTGCTTGACGCGAGTGGCTTTGCCCACCCGGTCGCGCAGATAGAAGAGCTTCGCCCGACGCACCTTACCGCGGCGCTCCACCTTGATGGAAGCCACTTGGGGGCTGTGGATCATGAAGACGCGCTCCACGCCGACGCCCTGGAAGATGCGGCGAACGGTGATGGTCTCGTTGAGGCCGCCGTGGCGCTTGGCGATGATCACGCCTTCGAAGGGCTGGATGCGCTCCTTGTTGCCCTCGGTGATGCGCACGCCGATCCGGACGGTGTCGCCGACGTAGATGTCGGGGAGCTCCTTGGGGTTCTTGGCGATCTGCTCGGCCTCAAAGGCCTGCATCAGGGCGTGGGCGCTGAGCTTGCCCACAGTGGCTTTTGCAGCAGCAGGCTTTTCGGCCACAGCTACGGCGGAGTCAGTTGCAGCCTCGGTGCCGGCGGCTTCCTGGGTCTCTTCGTTCTTGATCTCGTCGGTCATGTCCTTGGAATCCGCTGCCATCCCAGCTCCGTTAAAACGCCTGGCCAAACAACCAGTGTACTGGCTCAAGGTGCCCCCGAATTCCGGGGGCGCAGACGCCACAGCCGGCGGATTGCCAGGGTGGTGCCTGTGACCAGCATCCATAGCAGACCGAGCCCGTTGAGCAGCACGTAAATCGGCTCCGCGGTGGTGCCCAGCCATTCCCCTTCGTGCAGCACCATCAGCCAGTGCACCTGGTCCCGGCCGAAGCCTCCCCAATCCTTCAGAAGCCGATAGGCCATTCCGCTGCAGACGGTCAGCAGCAGCGGCAGCACCACCAGCGGAGCGATGGCGGCATGGAGGCGCCGCATCCAGGCCAGGGTTGCTTGCATGCGGCACAGTTCAGGGCTCAGGTTCTAACTTGCAGAGAGCAGGCCTGCACTGGCGCGATGAACCTCTTTGCTGATTTGCTGGCCGCCACCCAGAAAGAACAAGGTCAGGTGCCCCAGTCGGCGGTGACCCAGACCGGCCCCCGGATTCAGAAAAGTCGCCGCGGTGTCGAGGTCAAGAGCGCGCGTGAGATCGAGACGATGCGCCAGGCCAGCCGGATCGTGGCCACGGTCCTGCGGGAGATCATGGAGTTGGCCCAACCGGGCATGACCACAGGGGATTTGGACGCCCACGCGGAGAAGCGCATTCGCGAGATGGGTGCGACGCCCAGCTTCAAGGGCTACCACGGCTTTCCCGCCAGCATTTGCGCCTCGATCAACAACGAGGTGGTCCACGGCATCCCCAGCAACAAGCGGGTGATTAAGGCCGGTGACCTGGTCAAGGTCGACACCGGCGCCTACTTCGACGGCTACCACGGCGATAGCTGCATCAGCCTGTTGGTCGGTGAGGGTGCTTCCCAGGAGGCCCAGGACCTGGCGCGGGTGGCCCAGGAATCACTGATGAAGGGCCTGGCGACGGTCAAGGCGGGCAGCACCCTGCTGGATCTGGCCGGTGCGGTTCAGGACCACGTCGAGGCCAACGGTTTTGCGGTTGTGGAGGACTACACCGGCCATGGCGTGGGCCGCAACCTGCATGAGGAGCCCTCGGTTTTCAACTACCGCACCCGGGAGCTGCCGAACATGAAGCTGCGCCCGGGCATGACCCTCGCGGTGGAGCCGATCCTGAACGCCGGCAGCAAGGTTTGCCGCACCCTGAAGGACCGCTGGACCGTGGTGACCGTTGACGGCAGCCTCTCGGCCCAGTGGGAGCACACCATCGCGGTGACCAGCGACGGCTGCGAGATCCTGACCGACCGCGACTTTTAGGGCCGGCTGCTGACCAGCCGGAAGTAGGCCCAGCGACTGAGGGTCGCAAGGGGCATCAATAGATAAGTCAAGGGGTTTGGTGTGACGATCACCAACCCCAATCCCCAGTGGGTCTGCCGCAGGATTTCCCGGGCGACAAACGCCGCAGACATCAGCCCGATGGGATTGAGGGCGGAGCGAAATGGGCCGAGGACCAGCCGGCGGATTCGGAAGGTCTCAGTGGCCAGGTCCAGGCTCCGCAGGCTCAGCAGTTGGCCCTGCAGCCGTTTGCTGATCTCATAAAGCGGGCTAACCGCCGCTTGGATCTCGGCCTCGGAAGTGTTGATCCAGGCCTCCCGTTTTCGCGTGCCGTCGTCCTGCTGGGCGAAGAGCTCGAGCAACCTCCAGCTGCTGAGGGCATTGACCTCGAGCGATCGCACGATCGCTTCGGGGCTGCGCTCGCCATGGCAGTTCACGCCATGGTTGATCACCAAGATGTCGGCCCGCGCTAGCACGTCGCTCAGGGCCTGCTCCTGGCCCACGCTCCAGCGCACCTGTTCGAGGGGGATGGGGTCACCATTGGCCCGCTCAATGCGTAGCGGTCGATCGCTGCTGGTCAGGGCGATCAGCAGCGCTCCCTCCGCGTCGAGCTGCTGCAACAGGGCTTGGCCCAGGCTGCCGCTGGCTCCAGTGAGGGCAACGGTGCGTCCTTGAAAGCGCGGCAGTCCCATGCAGCGGTGGGCGATGGCCTCAGCTTGCGCCATCCTCGGTGCAGAGGACGGTGCTTGGCATGTCGGCGGGGCTGGTGGCCTTGTTCGCTCCCTATTGCCAGGGGAGCGCGCGCCCGGCGGAATTGGAGCGTGCCCTGGAGACCTTGGCCCGTGGCTCCTGCTCTGGGGTGCGTCAGCTCAAGCCCGCTGGGCAGCGGCCCTTTGAGCTGCGCTGGCGTGCGGGGGTGGCCCCTTCGGAGCCGGCGCAGTTGGAGTTGGTGGTGGAGGCGGACCCGACCCGTCCGTCGCCGGCACTGCCTGGGGCGAGCTACGCCTGTTCGGTGGCCACCTCTCAGCTGGTGCTCTGGCTGATGGATTGCAGGGAGCAGGACGGTTCGATGGATCTGCCTGAGAGCTTCTGGCAATGGTTGTTGCTTGGACTCGATCCGCCCCCCGGCACCCCTTAGATTCGATTGAACAACTGGGTTGACATGGGCCAGGGCAACGCGGCGAATCACGCTTGTTCCCCCGCCCTGCTGATCGGTTCCTGTGCGCCCTTCAGTGGCAAATCGGCGGTGGTGCTGGGCTTGGCCCGCCAGCTGCTGCAGCGTGGAGTGAGCGTTCGGCTGGGCAAACCCCTGGCCGATAGCGCTGAGGGCTCAGACCCGCTGATCGACGATGACGTGCGCTTCGTCGGCCAGATCCTGGGACTCAAGGATGACCAGCTGGTCCCTTCGGTTCATCTCAAGGACGCCGAAGCAGCTCGGGCGCGTCTGCTGGATGGCAACCTCCAGCCAGGGGCTGGATTCCAGCGGCTGCAGCAGCAACTGCAGTCTTCGAGCGAGGGGCTGACCTTGATGGAGGCCTCAGGAAGCCTCAACGATGGCCGTCTCTATGGACTGAGCCTGGCCCAGGTGGCCGAGGGCTTGCAGGCGCCAGTGCTGCTCGTCCACGCCTGGGACGACAGCAGCAGCGTTGAGCCCCTGCTCGCCGCGCGCGATCAACTGGGTGAGCTGCTGGCTGGGGTGGTGCTCAATGGAGTGCCCCCCGCCCAGGTGACGGCCCTGCGCGCTGATGTGGTCCCCGCCCTCGAGCGGCTTGGCCTGCCGGTGCTGGGGGTGATGCCCCGCTCGCCGCTGCTGCGCAGCGTCACCGTCGAGGAATTGGCTCGCCGCCTCGATGCCCGGACCCTGTGTTGCCCTGAGCGCCACGATCTTCTGGTCGAGACCCTGTCCATTGGTGCGATGAACGTGAACTCCGCCATGGAGTTCTTCCGTCGCCGCCGCAACATGGCTGTGGTCACGGGTGCGGACCGTACCGATATTCAATTGGCTGCGCTGGAGGCCTCGACCCAGTGCTTGATCCTCACGGGTGCGGGTGAACCGTTGCCCCAGTTGATCTCCAGGGCTGAAGAACTTGAGGTTCCCTTGCTGAAGGTCGACCACGACACCTTGACGACCGTTGGGGTGATCGAAAACGCCTTCGGTCAGGTCCGACTGCATGAATCGGTGAAGGCCACCTATGCCTTCCGCCTTGTGGAAGAGCATTGCGATTTTGAGCGGCTTTTCAGTCGCCTACGGCTGCCAGTCCCTGCGTAATCACTGCTAGTTTCGAAACGTCAGCTGGTGTTATGCGTTGACCCGGTCTCTTGATTTGCCGGCCCTCGACCGGATTGACACCCTGGCTCAAGAGCTGGCGATGCTCCAGGACCGGAGTAAGCGTCGCATTGCCATTCTCGGCAGCCGCCATGTGCCGGTGGTTTCGGTCCACCTGGTGGAGTTGGTGGCCCGCTCCCTGGCCCAGGAGGGGCACAGCTTGATTACTTCGGGCTCCCAGGGCGTGAATGCCGCTGTGATTCGCGGTGTCCTGGAGATCGACCCGTCACGGTTGACGGTGCTGCTGCCGCAAAGCCTGGATAGACAACCCCGGGAATCCCGCGAGCAGCTCGATCGGGTTCTGCACCTGGTCGAGAAACCTGAGAACGACGAACTGCCGTTGCCGATGGCCAGCAGCCTCTGCAACCAGGAGATCATTCGCCGCTGCGATCAGCTGATTTGCTTTGCCTTCCACGACAGCGAGACCCTGCTGGCCAGCTGCCGAACCGCAGAAGACATGGGCAAGGTGGTCAGCCTGATGTTCTTCGACTGACCCACCTGCTCAGTTAGCCGCGGCAATGACGGCCTGCAGTCCCTCCCAATAGAGAAGACCGGCGCAGGTCATGGCACCGGCCCAGCAGAGGGAGCGAACGGGCGGAAGGTTGGCGACGTAGGCGGCGATGTAGCCCAGCCGTAGGGCGGGATAGATCCAAGCGGCGGCGATGGCCACCGGCGAGCTGACGCCGGCCATCAGACAAATCAGCGCGGCGGGGGCGTAGAGGGTGAAGGCCTCAAAGCTGTTGAGGTGCGCCCAGTTGGCCCGCTTGCCCCAGTCCGGCAGCCGCTCGGCCATGGCCCGGGGGGCGGCCAGGTCGCTCAGTTGGAAGTCGGCCTTGGAGCGGGCCGCGCCGAGGGGCACCAGGCTGGAGACCACAACACCGGCGCTGAGGAAGAGCGACCAGGCAAAGGCGGGATGCATCGGGGCCAACGGGCTTGGGTTGCCTCCTTTTCTAGGCTGAGACTGGTTCACCCCGCGCGACCGCATGGCCTCCAGCTACTCCTTCGACGTCGTCTCCGATTTCGATTGGCAGGAATTGGTGAACACCCTGGACCAGGTGCGCCGCGACGTCTCGACCCGCTACGACCTCAAGGATTCGGGCACCGAAGTGGACCTGGAGGAGACCAGCCTGACGATCACGACCGCAAGCGATATGACGCTGCAGGCGGTTGAGGATGTGCTGCGTCAGAAGGCGACCAAGCGCAACCTCTCGCTCAAGATCTTCGACTTCCAAACCCCTGAGCCCGTCGGCGGCAACAAGGTCAAGCAGGTGGTCAAATTGCGCAAAGGGCTCAGTCAGGAGCTGGCGAAAAAGCTCAGCAAAACCATTCGCGACGAGCTCAAGAAAGTCACTGTCGCCATTCAGGGTGATGCCCTGCGGGTGACCGGCAAAAGCAAAGATGACCTTCAGGCGGTGATTCAGCTGCTGAAGGACCAGGACGTCGAAGTGCCCCTGCAGTTCCAGAACTACCGCTGAGTGCTGGTTAGCAAAGGAGTCGAATTTCTGGCCAGCGCTGCTTCATGGCCCGCAGTGGTTCCTGGAATCGTTCAAGCAGTGGTGTGACCTGAGGCCGTTCCGCGAACCCACGCTTGAGTACAAGCGCATCGCCGGACTCCAACGGCAGGCTGAGCGGCAGTTTGACCATGCTTCCTCCCAGCAGCTCCAGACTCATGGCGGTGGCATAGCCAATGGTCAGCTCTGTTTCGCTGCGACCCTCCCATTTCTTGAAGTCGTAGCGCTGCATCCGCATCGGAGAAGACCAGAGGCCAATGTTCTTAAGCGCCGCCTCCACTTGCGGATAGGCCCCTTCTGGCAGGGCCAGGCTGGGGTAAGCCGTGAGGTCCTCAAACGTCAACGCCCCCTGTCGCAGCAGTGGATGGCTGGGGGTCACCACGCAATGCACCGGCATGGCAGAAAGAGGCAGGCTGATGAACTCGGGGTCGTGAGCTGCCGGTGCGTCTGGCATGGGGCCCACCCATGCATCAACGATCCCCAGGCGCAGCAACTCCAGGTTGCGGGGTACGCCGACGATGTCGCAAAGCCCGACCATCCAGCCCGCTGGGGGCGGATCAGTGATCAGCGGCCGCCACCAGTAGGAGGCCTCGAGTCGGAGAGGGGCTAGCCCCTTCCAACGGGCCATTTGATGCACGCTGCGCTCGGCATTCAGCAAGAAGGCATCGCTTAAGAGATCCCATTCCCCATCGATTTTCTGGCTGCAGACCCCAAAGATGGTCTGCGCCTGTTTGGCGCGGCGCGAGACGCTCGATTGACTGAGGGCCAGCTTTTCGGCGGCTGCCTCTCCGGTCCTGAGCCAGAGCAGTCCGTCCAGTGCCGCCAAGGTTTCCAGATCGACCATGGGCGAGCGGCTAGCTAGGCGTTTTTAAAATTCTCGTGGATTGTGTTTCCCGTCAGCCCATGACCCGCTCAGGCTGGCGTTTTTGGATCGATCGGGGCGGAACCTTCACCGATGTGGTGGCCTGCAGGCCGGATGGGGAGCTGGAGGTCTTCAAGGTGCTCTCGGAGCAACCCGACCATCCGGGGGATCCGGCGGTTCGGGTCATTCGTCAGTGCCTGGGACTGGGGACGGAGCAGCCAGTCATTCCTCCGGGGCTCGTGGCCGAGGTGCGGCTGGGGACCACGGTGGCCACGAATGCCTTTTTGGAGCGAGGCGGTGCGCGCACCCTGTTGCTGATCAACCGGGGATTCGCTGATCTGCTGACGATTGGAGATCAGCATCGGCCTGATCTCTTCGCCTTGGCCATTCACCGTCCGCAGCCGTTGCAGGGCCGGGTGATTGAGGTTCAGGGCCGCTTAGCGGCTGATGGCCAGGAGCTTGAGCCCCTGCTGTTGGATCAGGAACTGCGGGCTGCCGTTCAGGCGGCGAAGGAGGACGGCTACAGCAGTGTTGCCGTGGCCCTGCTGCATAGCACCACCAATGGGAGCCATGAGCAGCAACTTGGCTCCTGGTTGGAGCCATTCGGCTTTGAGCAGATCGCGCTCTCCCATCAGGTCAGTCCCCTGCCGCGCCTGGTGCCGCGGGGGCAGACCACGGTGCTGGAGGCGTCTGTGGGTCCGGTGCTGCAGGGTTATCTGCAGCAGGTGCAAGAGGCCCTGGGCCGCCATGTGCCGCTGCGGGTGATGCAGTCCAGTGGTGTCTTGGCTGCCCCAGCAGCGCTGCGCGCCAAGGACACGATCCTGTCGGGGCCGGCCGGGGGGCTCGTCGGTGCGGTGCGCACGGCGGCGGAGGCGGGCTTTGGCCGCATCGTCGGTTTTGACATGGGCGGAACGTCGACGGACGTTTGCTACTGCGATGGGCACTGGCCCCGCTTGGAGCAGGTGGAGCTCGAGGGGCTGTCGATTCAGGCGCCGATGCTGGCGATTCACACCGTGGCCGCCGGCGGTGGATCGCGCCTCCAGTTCGATGGTGTGCGCCTGCGGGTCGGTCCCGAGTCGGCGGGGGCGGATCCCGGTCCGGCTTGCTATCGCCGCGGTGGGCCCCTGACCATCACCGACGCCAATCTGTTGCTCGGGCGGCTGCAGAGCGAGCAGTTCCCCGCGGTGTTCGGCCCCAAGGCTGATCAACCGTTGGATGGGAGTGTTGTGCGGTCGCAGTTCGACGCCCTTGGCGAGCGCTTGGGCTGCTCCGCCGAGGCGGCGGCCGAGGGGGCTCTGGACTTGGCCTTGGAGCGGATGGCCGAGGCGATTCGCCGCATCTCGATCCAGCAGGGCCATGACGTGCGTGAAGCCGTGCTCTGCTGCTTCGGTGGGGCTGGCGGCCAACACGCCTGTGCCCTGGCGGAGCGGCTGGGGATGCAGCAGGTGCTTCTGCATCCCTTCGCTGGTGTGCTGTCGGCCTACGGCATTGGCCTGGCGGATGAGGGGCAGGTGTGGGAAAAGTCCTGGGGGCGTCCGCTCTCAGCAGGCGGCTTGGCTGCACTGGAGGCGATCACGGCTGAACGGATCCGTGCCGTTCCCGCGTCTCCCCAGCTGCAGCGGACCCTTCAGTTGCGCTTGCCAGGCCGGGACCAGTGCCTAGCGGTGCCTTGGCCCCAGCCCTGCCCCGGACCTGAGCGGCTGCGGCAGCAGTTCATCGCCCAGTTCCAGCAGCGCTACGGCTACCTCCCCAGCGGCGACCGGCCCGAGATCGTCGTCGATCGCCTCAGCCTGGAGTTCAGCTGGCCCGGTGCCATGGCTCGCCCCCGCTCCAGCTATGCCGTCGCAGCCGAACCCCAAGGGCCCGGGAGCATCTCGGTCTTCCTGGATGGCGCCTGGAGGTCCGCCGCCCTCTGGCAGCGCGCCCAGATCGCCCCGGGTCAGTGCATTGAGGGTCCGGCCTTGATCTGCGAGGCCACAGGCACCAACCTGCTTCCCGCGTCCTGGCGTGCTCGCTGCCTGCCT encodes:
- a CDS encoding phosphotransacetylase family protein, with protein sequence MGQGNAANHACSPALLIGSCAPFSGKSAVVLGLARQLLQRGVSVRLGKPLADSAEGSDPLIDDDVRFVGQILGLKDDQLVPSVHLKDAEAARARLLDGNLQPGAGFQRLQQQLQSSSEGLTLMEASGSLNDGRLYGLSLAQVAEGLQAPVLLVHAWDDSSSVEPLLAARDQLGELLAGVVLNGVPPAQVTALRADVVPALERLGLPVLGVMPRSPLLRSVTVEELARRLDARTLCCPERHDLLVETLSIGAMNVNSAMEFFRRRRNMAVVTGADRTDIQLAALEASTQCLILTGAGEPLPQLISRAEELEVPLLKVDHDTLTTVGVIENAFGQVRLHESVKATYAFRLVEEHCDFERLFSRLRLPVPA
- a CDS encoding MAPEG family protein codes for the protein MHPAFAWSLFLSAGVVVSSLVPLGAARSKADFQLSDLAAPRAMAERLPDWGKRANWAHLNSFEAFTLYAPAALICLMAGVSSPVAIAAAWIYPALRLGYIAAYVANLPPVRSLCWAGAMTCAGLLYWEGLQAVIAAAN
- a CDS encoding YajQ family cyclic di-GMP-binding protein; this translates as MASSYSFDVVSDFDWQELVNTLDQVRRDVSTRYDLKDSGTEVDLEETSLTITTASDMTLQAVEDVLRQKATKRNLSLKIFDFQTPEPVGGNKVKQVVKLRKGLSQELAKKLSKTIRDELKKVTVAIQGDALRVTGKSKDDLQAVIQLLKDQDVEVPLQFQNYR
- a CDS encoding LysR family transcriptional regulator; amino-acid sequence: MVDLETLAALDGLLWLRTGEAAAEKLALSQSSVSRRAKQAQTIFGVCSQKIDGEWDLLSDAFLLNAERSVHQMARWKGLAPLRLEASYWWRPLITDPPPAGWMVGLCDIVGVPRNLELLRLGIVDAWVGPMPDAPAAHDPEFISLPLSAMPVHCVVTPSHPLLRQGALTFEDLTAYPSLALPEGAYPQVEAALKNIGLWSSPMRMQRYDFKKWEGRSETELTIGYATAMSLELLGGSMVKLPLSLPLESGDALVLKRGFAERPQVTPLLERFQEPLRAMKQRWPEIRLLC
- a CDS encoding hydantoinase B/oxoprolinase family protein is translated as MTRSGWRFWIDRGGTFTDVVACRPDGELEVFKVLSEQPDHPGDPAVRVIRQCLGLGTEQPVIPPGLVAEVRLGTTVATNAFLERGGARTLLLINRGFADLLTIGDQHRPDLFALAIHRPQPLQGRVIEVQGRLAADGQELEPLLLDQELRAAVQAAKEDGYSSVAVALLHSTTNGSHEQQLGSWLEPFGFEQIALSHQVSPLPRLVPRGQTTVLEASVGPVLQGYLQQVQEALGRHVPLRVMQSSGVLAAPAALRAKDTILSGPAGGLVGAVRTAAEAGFGRIVGFDMGGTSTDVCYCDGHWPRLEQVELEGLSIQAPMLAIHTVAAGGGSRLQFDGVRLRVGPESAGADPGPACYRRGGPLTITDANLLLGRLQSEQFPAVFGPKADQPLDGSVVRSQFDALGERLGCSAEAAAEGALDLALERMAEAIRRISIQQGHDVREAVLCCFGGAGGQHACALAERLGMQQVLLHPFAGVLSAYGIGLADEGQVWEKSWGRPLSAGGLAALEAITAERIRAVPASPQLQRTLQLRLPGRDQCLAVPWPQPCPGPERLRQQFIAQFQQRYGYLPSGDRPEIVVDRLSLEFSWPGAMARPRSSYAVAAEPQGPGSISVFLDGAWRSAALWQRAQIAPGQCIEGPALICEATGTNLLPASWRARCLPGGELLLSREAAAGLQPSKAQTTDPDPVNLELFGHRFMAIAEQMGTRLQQTSVSVNIKERLDFSCALFDGRGRLVANAPHIPVHLGSMGESVLSLMRAVQQGELEPLQPGDAVVSNNPFNGGTHLPDLTLITPLFSPSGGDQPVAFVASRGHHADVGGITPGSMPSSSRSIAEEGLLFDNVPLVRGGRLLEQAWRERLAQGPWPARNPDQLLADLQAQLAANDLGIQRLLSLMDAVGEARMLSYMGHVQDQAAAAVRQVLSRLSDGEARVPLDAGPEIVVRLSVDRQQRRARIDFSGTSAQIEGNLNAPLAITKAVVLYVFRCLVQEPIPLNAGCFDPLELVVPEGCLLNPRPPAAVVAGNVETSQAVANALFAAVGALAASQGTMNNLSFGNAHCQYYETVCGGTGAGEGFAGADAVQSHMTNSRLTDPEILEQRLPVRLEHFAIRAGSGGIGRWPGGHGVVRTLTALEPLTASLLSGSRLVPPFGLAGGGAGACGQNSLRRAGTTQLEPLPGSALLELQPGDQLQMATPGGGGYGAMKP